A window from Candidatus Omnitrophota bacterium encodes these proteins:
- a CDS encoding CopG family antitoxin yields MRKIKLTKQEKAAEDALLRGEYVSVSKEKFAEIASALEARKKDAVLNIRVNSYDLEHIKQKAQKLGIKYQTFISEVLHSVAEA; encoded by the coding sequence ATGAGAAAAATCAAATTGACCAAGCAAGAAAAAGCTGCTGAGGATGCGTTGTTAAGAGGGGAATATGTTAGTGTAAGCAAAGAAAAATTCGCTGAAATAGCCTCTGCGCTTGAGGCCAGAAAAAAAGACGCCGTCTTGAATATCCGCGTGAATAGCTACGACTTAGAACATATTAAGCAAAAGGCGCAGAAATTAGGCATCAAGTATCAAACCTTTATTTCGGAGGTTCTGCATAGTGTTGCAGAAGCGTAA